The sequence below is a genomic window from Armatimonadota bacterium.
GGCAGGATAACCGTGCCGATCGGCCCCCGAGCGACGTAGAATAGAGATGATGGCCCAGTGGACACTCTACTACGATGGAGGATGCAACCTCTGCCATACGAGCCAGCTTCGAATCGAGAAGTGGGCCGAGAAGGCAGGGCAACCGCTTCACGTCGATGTGCTTCAGTCCAACGAAGCCCTGGCGAAGGGCTACACGCTGGAGGGCTTGGTGCTGGAAATTGACGGCCAACCCCATGTCGGCTACGACGGCTGGCTGGAATCCATGAAGGTCGCGCCCTGGTGGGGACGCTGGATTTACAAGTTGCGGAAAGTTAGCCTGGCGCGTCGATTCTTCAAATGGGTCTATGGCGTGGTGGCGAAATACCGTTATAAGTGGTTCGGAACACGCAGTTGCCCCATTCCGACGCCGAAAGCGTGACATAATAAATATTCCTCTTTGGGGTGCCGTGCCCAAGTGGCCTAAGGGGTCGGTCTGCAAAACCGTTATTCGGCGGTTCGAATCCGCCCGGCACCTCCAACTCTTCCTCATCTTCCACCTCGCCACTTTCGTCAAAAATGACTGACTACAATTGTAGTTTCTGTGATATGATGCGGTTATGACGAGTGCGCTTTTGGCCCTGTTTACCCTTCAAACGGCATCGCCAGCGGCTCCAGTTGACCAAACCTGGAAGTTCCAAATGGGCGCTAAGGGCCGAGCCAGCTCGCCGGTTGGCACCATCGATAACTTCTCGCTCACCGGGGAGCTTTCGTTCGCGATAGTCAAGAAGCTTCCCGACAACCTCGACCTCGTCCGTCTGAAGCTCAAACTCAAACGCAACCAGAACAAACTGCTGGAGGCCTTCACCACTGGTTTCGACAAGGTCAAGGAAGGCGACCGGGACAACTCAACTTATCAGGATGGCGAGTTCGCCTACGTCACCGAGTTGTACACGTTCGATCGAACCAAGGCCACCGTCGTCGATTACAACTCCACCACGGACTCCTCTTCGGCGCAGATTCTGGAGTCGATGGCCCTTGCCTTGGCGATGGTCCAGCAATGCTTCAACGGCCCCGAACTGCGCCACGAATACCCTCTCGCCAAGGACGGTCCGCGAAACTACTTCATCACCTACCGCGAAAATCTCAACGCGAACACGGACGAGAGCCAGGGCGAGGCCGCCTACAAGTTCAGCCTGAAGCTGAAGGACCATACCGGCACCTATCCCAACTTCTTCACCGGGGCCGTGCGCCTCAACCGCAAGACCGGCTACGTTCGCTACATCACGACGACCTCCTACCCTATAGACCAGCCGAGTGTGAACGATAATAGTGGAGAAAGCACCGCGAGGGCATGGTCGATCCGACTCGACGAGAAGGAACGCGACTAGCCGCCG
It includes:
- a CDS encoding DUF393 domain-containing protein; the protein is MMAQWTLYYDGGCNLCHTSQLRIEKWAEKAGQPLHVDVLQSNEALAKGYTLEGLVLEIDGQPHVGYDGWLESMKVAPWWGRWIYKLRKVSLARRFFKWVYGVVAKYRYKWFGTRSCPIPTPKA